A genomic segment from Echeneis naucrates chromosome 20, fEcheNa1.1, whole genome shotgun sequence encodes:
- the slc51a gene encoding organic solute transporter subunit alpha has translation MNNGSNRTLDPSCREKPPLAIDIILNLDIFGISLYSILTFMAAVSMLVFLEECVYIYRKVPAHKKSVIIWVNGAAPVIATMSCLGMWIPRATMFTDMTSACYFAVVVFKFLILMLEEVGGDQAFLKRGRKHKLKISTGPCCCCCLCLPYVAITRRTLFLLKLGSFQFAVLKLVFTILSVVLYTNGNFDLSDLSITGAVMWINPFVGILTIIALWPVAIMFIHLRNTLRKIKIIPKYAMYQLVLILSQLQSAIINILALNGTIACSPPFSAAARGYMMSQQLLILEMFIITLVTRLLYRRKYDPLPAEENDDHENTKMAAMLESA, from the exons ATGAATAACGGATCCAACCGAACCTTAGACCCGAGCTGCCGGGAAAAGCCTCCTCTGGCCATAGACATCATCCTCA ACTTGGATATCTTTGGCATCAGCCTGTACTCCATCCTCACCTTCATGGCAGCGGTGTCTATGCTTGTCTTCCTAGAGGAATGTGTCTATATCTACAGGAAAGTGCCGGCCCATAAGAAGAGTGTCATTATTTGGGTGAATGGAGCAGCTCCG GTGATTGCTACCATGTCCTGTCTGGGGATGTGGATCCCCAGAGCCACCATGTTTACTGACATGACCTCTGCCTG CTACTTTGCTGTTGTGGTGTTCAAGTTCCTGATCCTGATGCTGGAGGAGGTCGGCGGTGATCAGGCTTTTCTGAAGCGAGGAAGAAAGCATAAGCTAAAAATCAGCACAGGgccgtgctgctgctgctgtctctgcctGCCATACGTTGCCATTACACG GAGAACCCTCTTCCTGCTCAAACTGGGCTCCTTCCAGTTTGCTGTCCTGAAACTTGTCTTCACCATCCTTTCGGTTGTTCTCTACACCAACGGGAATTTCGACCTATCTGAC TTATCCATCACTGGAGCGGTTATGTGGATAAACCCATTTGTGGGCATCTTGACAATCATAGCCCTGTGGCCTGTAGCAATCATGTTCATCCACCTGAGAAATACTCTACGGAAAATTAAGATTATCCCCAAGTATGCCATGTACCAG ctgGTGCTGATCCTGAGCCAGCTGCAGTCAGCTATCATCAACATCTTGGCTTTAAATGGAACCATCGCCTGCTCTCCacctttctctgctgcagccagaGGATACA TGATGAGTCAGCAGCTTCTGATCCTTGAGATGTTCATCATCACACTAGTTACACGACTACTGTATCGCAGAAAGTACGACCCCTTACCTGCAGAAGAAAATGACGACCATGAAAACACCAAGATGGCAGCAATGCTTGAGTCTGcatga